From the genome of Carassius gibelio isolate Cgi1373 ecotype wild population from Czech Republic chromosome A16, carGib1.2-hapl.c, whole genome shotgun sequence, one region includes:
- the LOC128030174 gene encoding cytoplasmic dynein 1 intermediate chain 1-like isoform X2, translated as MADRSDLKAELERKKQRLAQIREEKKRKEEERKKKESEMLQRAENVSEDSDLDRKRRETEALLQSIGISPEPPLVPTPMSPSSQSVSPPSETGSQESIDGATVGRTLQWDTDPSALQLLADSVHGSRMQRLGASKIVQIDFTPKELVTYSKETQTPVASHQPEEEEDEELSVTKSEPVTQQLEEEDSQEPEEVHPRELTNEEKEQIIHSEDFLFFFDRSIRVMERVLAEDTDVFFDYSGRDMEDKDGDMQAGSSLSFNRHFYNEHWSKHRVVTSLDWSPQYPELLVASYNTNEDAPHEPDGVVMVWNMKFKKMTPEYIFHCQSSVMSVGFAQFHPNLVIGGTYSGQIALWDNRSHRRTPVQRTPLSATAHTHPVYCVNVVGTQNANNLITVSTDGKMCSWSLDMLSQPQESMELIYNKSKPVAVTCMAFPASDVNNYVVGSEEGTVYTASRHGSKAGIGEIFDGHQGPVTGISCHNAVGPVDFSHLFTTSSFDWTVKLWSTKHNKPLYSFEDNADYVYDVMWSPVHPALFATVDGNGRLDLWNLNNYTEVPSASVTLEGGCALNRVRWALGGREVAVGDSEGRVWIYDVGEQLAMPHTDDWSKFARTLMDIRANRGDGEEDAGTLDLPA; from the exons ATGGCTGATAGAAGTGACCTGAAAGCTGAGCTTGAGCGCAAAAAGCAGCGCTTAGCCCAGATTCGAGAGGAGAAGAAAAGAaaggaggaagagagaaagaaaaaagag TCTGAGATGCTTCAGAGGGCCGAGAATGTGTCAGAAGACTCGGAcctggacagaaagagaagagagaCAGAGGCTCTCCTGCAGAGCATTGGAATTTCACCAGAACCACCTTTAG TCCCAACCCCTATGTCTCCCTCTTCGCAATCAGTGAGCCCACCCAGTGAAACTGGAAGTCAGGAGTCCATAGATGGAGCGACAGTAGGAAG GACATTACAGTGGGACACCGACCCCTCAGCTCTTCAGCTTCTTGCAGATTCTGTTCATGG GAGCAGGATGCAAAGGCTTGGTGCATCAAAAATTGTTCAGATTGATTTTACGCCAAAAGAACTGGTGACATACTCCAAAGAAACACAGACTCCTGTGGCATCTCATCAGCCTGAgg aggaggaggatgaggagctgTCAGTGACCAAATCTGAGCCCGTGACACAGCAGCTGGAGGAGGAGGACTCTCAGGAGCCAGAAGAAG TTCATCCTAGAGAACTGACCAATGAAGAGAAAGAGCAGATTATTCATTCAGAggattttctgtttttcttcGACCGAAGCATCCGTGTGATGGAGCGTGTGCTGGCTGAGGACACAGACGTTTTCTTTGACTACAGTGGGCGAGATATGGAGGACAAAGATGG gGACATGCAAGCCGGATCAAGCTTGTCTTTTAATCGACATTTCTACAATGAGCATTGGTCCAAACATCGAGTCGTCACTTCCCTGGATTGGTCACCACAG TATCCTGAATTACTAGTGGCCTCATACAACACTAATGAGGATGCACCTCATGAGCCAGATGGAGTTGTGATGGTCTGGAATATGAAGTTTAAGAAGATGACCCCAGAGTACATATTCCACTGTCAG TCCTCAGTGATGTCAGTTGGCTTTGCTCAGTTTCATCCCAACCTGGTGATCGGAGGCACTTACTCAGGACAGATAGCACTGTGGGACAATCGAAGTCACAGGAGGACCCCTGTGCAACGGACGCCATTGTCTGCAACTGCACACACT CATCCTGTATACTGTGTGAACGTGGTCGGAACACAAAATGCCAACAACTTGATCACAGTATCCACAGATGGCAAGATGTGCTCCTGGAGTCTGGACATGCTCTCACAGCCTCAG GAGAGTATGGAGCTGATCTACAACAAGTCAAAGCCGGTGGCCGTCACTTGTATGGCCTTCCCTGCAAGTGATGTGAATAACTATGTGGTAGGAAGTGAGGAGGGCACCGTTTACACAGCATCCCGCCATGGAAG TAAGGCTGGTATTGGTGAAATTTTCGATGGGCATCAGGGGCCTGTGACTGGAATCAGCTGCCATAACGCTGTGGGTCCAGTTGACTTCTCCCATCTCTTTACCACTTCCTCATTTGACTGGACAGTCAAACTGTGGTCAACCAAA CATAACAAGCCCCTGTACTCCTTTGAAGACAATGCAGACTATGTTTATGATGTGATGTGGTCTCCAGTGCATCCAGCGCTCTTTGCTACAGTGGATGGCAATGGTCGTCTGGATCTCTGGAATCTCAACAACTACACAGAG GTGCCTTCAGCAAGTGTGACACTGGAGGGAGGGTGTGCCCTGAACCGGGTCAGATGGGCTCTAGGGGGCAGAGAGGTGGCCGTGGGTGATTCAGAGGGCCGTGTTTGGATCTATGATGTAGGAGAG CAGTTAGCCATGCCACATACAGACGACTGGAGCAAATTTGCCCGTACACTCATGGACATTCGTGCAAACCGAGGGGATGGAGAGGAAGATGCAGGGACTTTGGATCTGCCtgcctga
- the LOC128030174 gene encoding cytoplasmic dynein 1 intermediate chain 1-like isoform X1 has product MADRSDLKAELERKKQRLAQIREEKKRKEEERKKKESEMLQRAENVSEDSDLDRKRRETEALLQSIGISPEPPLVQPLQLLTWDTCYFRYLVPTPMSPSSQSVSPPSETGSQESIDGATVGRTLQWDTDPSALQLLADSVHGSRMQRLGASKIVQIDFTPKELVTYSKETQTPVASHQPEEEEDEELSVTKSEPVTQQLEEEDSQEPEEVHPRELTNEEKEQIIHSEDFLFFFDRSIRVMERVLAEDTDVFFDYSGRDMEDKDGDMQAGSSLSFNRHFYNEHWSKHRVVTSLDWSPQYPELLVASYNTNEDAPHEPDGVVMVWNMKFKKMTPEYIFHCQSSVMSVGFAQFHPNLVIGGTYSGQIALWDNRSHRRTPVQRTPLSATAHTHPVYCVNVVGTQNANNLITVSTDGKMCSWSLDMLSQPQESMELIYNKSKPVAVTCMAFPASDVNNYVVGSEEGTVYTASRHGSKAGIGEIFDGHQGPVTGISCHNAVGPVDFSHLFTTSSFDWTVKLWSTKHNKPLYSFEDNADYVYDVMWSPVHPALFATVDGNGRLDLWNLNNYTEVPSASVTLEGGCALNRVRWALGGREVAVGDSEGRVWIYDVGEQLAMPHTDDWSKFARTLMDIRANRGDGEEDAGTLDLPA; this is encoded by the exons ATGGCTGATAGAAGTGACCTGAAAGCTGAGCTTGAGCGCAAAAAGCAGCGCTTAGCCCAGATTCGAGAGGAGAAGAAAAGAaaggaggaagagagaaagaaaaaagag TCTGAGATGCTTCAGAGGGCCGAGAATGTGTCAGAAGACTCGGAcctggacagaaagagaagagagaCAGAGGCTCTCCTGCAGAGCATTGGAATTTCACCAGAACCACCTTTAG TGCAGCCACTGCAGCTTTTAACATGGGATACCTGTTATTTTCGTTATTTAGTCCCAACCCCTATGTCTCCCTCTTCGCAATCAGTGAGCCCACCCAGTGAAACTGGAAGTCAGGAGTCCATAGATGGAGCGACAGTAGGAAG GACATTACAGTGGGACACCGACCCCTCAGCTCTTCAGCTTCTTGCAGATTCTGTTCATGG GAGCAGGATGCAAAGGCTTGGTGCATCAAAAATTGTTCAGATTGATTTTACGCCAAAAGAACTGGTGACATACTCCAAAGAAACACAGACTCCTGTGGCATCTCATCAGCCTGAgg aggaggaggatgaggagctgTCAGTGACCAAATCTGAGCCCGTGACACAGCAGCTGGAGGAGGAGGACTCTCAGGAGCCAGAAGAAG TTCATCCTAGAGAACTGACCAATGAAGAGAAAGAGCAGATTATTCATTCAGAggattttctgtttttcttcGACCGAAGCATCCGTGTGATGGAGCGTGTGCTGGCTGAGGACACAGACGTTTTCTTTGACTACAGTGGGCGAGATATGGAGGACAAAGATGG gGACATGCAAGCCGGATCAAGCTTGTCTTTTAATCGACATTTCTACAATGAGCATTGGTCCAAACATCGAGTCGTCACTTCCCTGGATTGGTCACCACAG TATCCTGAATTACTAGTGGCCTCATACAACACTAATGAGGATGCACCTCATGAGCCAGATGGAGTTGTGATGGTCTGGAATATGAAGTTTAAGAAGATGACCCCAGAGTACATATTCCACTGTCAG TCCTCAGTGATGTCAGTTGGCTTTGCTCAGTTTCATCCCAACCTGGTGATCGGAGGCACTTACTCAGGACAGATAGCACTGTGGGACAATCGAAGTCACAGGAGGACCCCTGTGCAACGGACGCCATTGTCTGCAACTGCACACACT CATCCTGTATACTGTGTGAACGTGGTCGGAACACAAAATGCCAACAACTTGATCACAGTATCCACAGATGGCAAGATGTGCTCCTGGAGTCTGGACATGCTCTCACAGCCTCAG GAGAGTATGGAGCTGATCTACAACAAGTCAAAGCCGGTGGCCGTCACTTGTATGGCCTTCCCTGCAAGTGATGTGAATAACTATGTGGTAGGAAGTGAGGAGGGCACCGTTTACACAGCATCCCGCCATGGAAG TAAGGCTGGTATTGGTGAAATTTTCGATGGGCATCAGGGGCCTGTGACTGGAATCAGCTGCCATAACGCTGTGGGTCCAGTTGACTTCTCCCATCTCTTTACCACTTCCTCATTTGACTGGACAGTCAAACTGTGGTCAACCAAA CATAACAAGCCCCTGTACTCCTTTGAAGACAATGCAGACTATGTTTATGATGTGATGTGGTCTCCAGTGCATCCAGCGCTCTTTGCTACAGTGGATGGCAATGGTCGTCTGGATCTCTGGAATCTCAACAACTACACAGAG GTGCCTTCAGCAAGTGTGACACTGGAGGGAGGGTGTGCCCTGAACCGGGTCAGATGGGCTCTAGGGGGCAGAGAGGTGGCCGTGGGTGATTCAGAGGGCCGTGTTTGGATCTATGATGTAGGAGAG CAGTTAGCCATGCCACATACAGACGACTGGAGCAAATTTGCCCGTACACTCATGGACATTCGTGCAAACCGAGGGGATGGAGAGGAAGATGCAGGGACTTTGGATCTGCCtgcctga